From one Solanum stenotomum isolate F172 chromosome 12, ASM1918654v1, whole genome shotgun sequence genomic stretch:
- the LOC125847810 gene encoding protein KINESIN LIGHT CHAIN-RELATED 2-like translates to MPEFAMDGSIVDGNHKEPNGHFIPHREIFDQGSPRSPLSTHSRETGSIDLDINGGVDTSIEQLYNNVYEMQSSDYSPSRRSFLSYGEESRIDSELRYLAGVGFGELDSKKGLSEHDKVHNDEKLGKIKTYPASPNSVWSAKGKKFSPLQTDSPISNKPPRSRSKSFNEKPSPKRFGNLKKLNATMSMKNEKNSNANEDSSKAGYLGPYLLKQARDMISTAGENVQKALELALRAMKSFESSSKGKSSLEFVMSLHVVAALNCRLGKYNEAIPLLERSIEIPDLDVGQNHALAKFAGCMQLGDTYAMLGQLENSILCYTAGLEIQRQVLGEKDTRFGETCRYVAEAHVQAMQFDEAEKLCQLALDIHRENNSSASPEEAADRRLLGLIYDSKGDYEAALEHYVLAGMAMAASGQEAEVASIDCNIGDAYLSMARYDEAICAYQKALTMFKSTKGENHPSVASVYVRLADLYNKIGKFRESKSYCENALRIYTKAVPGSHPEEIASGLVDVSVIYESMNEPDQALKLLQKAIKVYGNAPGQQSTIAGIEAQIGVLYYILGEYMDSYDSLKTAVSKFREIGEKKSAIFGITLNQMGLACVQLYAINEAADLFEEARIILETECGPYHADTLGIYSNLAGTYDAMGRTDDAIEILEFVVGMREEKLGTANPDVDDEKRRLTELLRESGRVRSRKSRSLETLLGNMSHIFLKDQEIDILER, encoded by the exons ATGCCTGAATTTGCCATGGATGGATCAATTGTTGATGGAAATCACAAAGAACCTAATGGCCATTTTATACCTCACAGAGAAATTTTCGATCAAGGGTCTCCGAGGAGTCCGTTGAGTACACATAGTCGCGAAACTGGGTCGATTGATCTGGATATAAATGGAGGTGTTGATACTTCAATTGAGCAACTATACAATAATGTGTATGAAATGCAGAGCTCCGACTATTCACCTTCGAGAAGGAGCTTTCTATCGTATGGTGAGGAATCGAGAATTGACTCTGAGTTAAGGTACCTTGCAGGGGTAGGTTTTGGTGAATTGGATAGTAAGAAGGGGCTTTCTGAGCATGACAAAGTACACAATGATGAGAAGttgggaaaaattaaaacatatccTGCAAGTCCCAACTCTGTTTGGTCGGCAAAGGGAAAGAAGTTTTCTCCTTTGCAAACTGATTCTCCAATATCTAACAAGCCACCAAGATCAAGGAGTAAGTCTTTTAATGAAAAGCCTTCTCCCAAAAGATTTGGGAATTTGAAAAAGCTCAATGCAACTATGTCCATGAAGAATGAGAAGAATTCGAATGCAAATGAGGATTCATCTAAGGCGGGGTATTTAGGACCCTATTTACTTAAACAAGCCAGGGATATGATTTCGACGGCCGGAGAAAATGTTCAAAAGGCTCTTGAACTAGCCCTTCGAGCCATGAAATCGTTTGAGAGTTCTTCAAAGGGAAAGAGCAGTTTAGAGTTTGTTATGAGTTTGCACGTTGTAGCAGCGTTAAATTGTCGATTAGGGAAGTACAACGAGGCAATTCCGCTGTTGGAGCGATCAATTGAAATTCCTGACTTGGATGTGGGACAAAATCATGCACTCGCAAAATTTGCAGGGTGCATGCAGTTAGGTGATACATATGCAATGCTCGGGCAGTTAGAGAATTCGATACTGTGCTACACTGCTGGCCTGGAAATTCAAAGGCAAGTTCTTGGAGAGAAAGACACGAGATTTGGCGAGACTTGTAGGTATGTGGCTGAAGCACATGTTCAAGCTATGCAATTTGATGAGGCTGAGAAGCTTTGTCAACTGGCACTTGACATTCATAGGGAGAATAATTCATCAGCCTCTCCTGAAGAAGCTGCTGACAGGAGACTCTTGGGGCTTATCTACGATTCGAAGGGAGACTACGAGGCTGCTCTTGAGCATTATGTTTTAGCAGGCATGGCCATGGCAGCTAGTGGCCAGGAAGCTGAAGTAGCGTCCATTGACTGCAACATTGGCGATGCATATTTATCTATGGCACGGTATGATGAAGCTATATGTGCTTACCAAAAAGCTCTTACTATGTTCAAGTCTACCAAAGGAGAGAACCATCCCTCAGTTGCATCGGTCTATGTACGTTTGGCTGATTTGTACAATAAGATTGGAAAATTCAGGGAATCCAAATCTTACTGTGAAAATGCACTTCGGATTTATACTAAGGCCGTCCCTGGAAGCCATCCGGAAGAGATTGCAAGTGGTCTTGTCGATGTATCTGTGATCTATGAGTCAATGAACGAACCTGATCAGGCGCTCAAGTTGCTTCAGAAGGCCATAAAAGTGTATGGAAATGCACCAGGACAACAGAGCACTATTGCAGGAATTGAAGCCCAGATTGGGGTCCTGTACTATATTCTGGGGGAGTATATGGACTCGTACGATTCCCTGAAAACTGCAGTATCGAAATTCAGGGAAATTGGAGAGAAGAAGTCTGCAATTTTTGGTATTACTTTAAACCAAATGGGACTTGCCTGTGTGCAACTTTATGCAATTAACGAAGCTGCAGACTTATTTGAAGAAGCAAGGATAATTTTAGAGACTGAATGTGGACCGTATCACGCAGATACATTAGGAATATACAGCAATCTTGCTGGAACTTATGATGCAATGGGCAG GACGGATGATGCAATTGAAATCTTAGAATTCGTCGTTGGAATGAGGGAGGAGAAACTTGGGACAGCAAATCCTGATGTGGATGATGAGAAGAGGAGATTAACTGAGTTATTAAGAGAATCAGGGAGAGTGAGGAGCAGGAAATCAAGATCCCTGGAAACACTTCTTGGTAACATGTCTCATATTTTCCTCAAGGATCAAGAGATTGATATACTAGAAAGATAA
- the LOC125847815 gene encoding protease Do-like 1, chloroplastic, with product MAAPSHSLASSACFSTTPTRKISGSDRFQLAKSILCRKIPGFAGSVVCARRICSNYASSDDQSNYRKNLMDSIFVACTSVALSFSLYIADVDPASAFVVTSPRKLQTDELATVRLFQENTPSVVYITNLASRQDMFTLDVFEVPQGSGSGFVWDKNGNIVTNYHVIRGASDLRVTLADQTTYDAKVVGFDQDKDVAVLHIDAPKDKLRPIPIGVSADLLVGQKVFAIGNPFGLDHTLTTGVISGLRREINSAATGRPIQDVIQTDAAINPGNSGGPLLDSSGNLIGINTAIYSPSGASSGVGFSIPVDTVSGIVDQLVQFGKVTRPILGIKFAPDQSVEQLGVTGVLVLDAPPNGPAGKAGLLPTKRDSYGRLILGDIITSINGKKVSNGTDLYRILDQCKVGDKVIVEVLRGDQKEKIPVLLEPKPEES from the exons ATGGCTGCACCTTCACACTCCTTAGCTTCTTCTGCTTGCTTCTCCACAACTCCGACGCGGAAAATTTCCGGCTCAGATCGATTTCAACTTGCTAAGTCTATACTCTGCCGGAAAATACCTGGTTTTGCCGGCAGTGTGGTCTGTGCTCGGCGTATTTGCTCTAACTATGCCTCTTCCGATGACCAGTCCAACTACAGGAAGAATCTTATGGATAGTATTTTTGTGGCATGCACTTCCGTTGCCTTGTCTTTTTCTCTCTATATAGCAGACGTTGACCCTGCCTCGGCTTTTGTAGTCACTTCACCCAGGAAATTGCAGACTGATGAACTTGCTACTGTTCGCCTCTTCCAGGAGAATACACCTTCCGTTGTGTATATTACTAATCTTGCTTCCAG GCAGGATATGTTTACATTGGATGTATTTGAGGTGCCTCAAGGGTCTGGGTCAGGCTTCGTCTGGGATAAAAATGGAAATATTGTTACTAATTATCATGTGATTCGAGGTGCTTCTGATCTCAG AGTGACTCTTGCTGATCAAACTACTTATGATGCAAAAGTTGTTGGATTTGACCAAGATAAAGATGTTGCTGTATTGCATATCGATGCACCAAAAGACAAGTTGCGACCTATACCAATTGGCGTATCTGCAGACTTGCTCGTTGGTCAAAAAGTATTTGCTATTGGAAATCCA TTTGGACTTGATCATACACTCACCACTGGTGTTATCAG TGGCCTTAGGAGAGAAATCAATTCTGCAGCTACTGGCCGCCCAATCCAAGATGTTATTCAGACAGATGCAGCAATCAATCCTGGTAACAGTGGAGGGCCACTTCTAGATAGTTCTGGAAATCTTATTGGAATAAATACTGCTATATATTCTCCTTCCGGTGCATCATCAGGTGTTGGATTTTCAATTCCAGTTGATACT GTCAGTGGCATTGTTGATCAATTGGTGCAGTTTGGGAAAGTCACAAGGCCAATTTTGGGCATAAAGTTTGCACCTGATCAGTCCGTTGAGCAACTGGGAGTCACTGGAGTACTTGTCCTAGATGCTCCTCCAAATGGTCCTGCAGGCAAAGCA GGTCTTCTACCTACTAAACGTGATTCCTACGGAAGACTTATTTTAGGTGATATAATCACATCTATAAATGGAAAGAAGGTCTCTAATGGCACCGACTTGTACAGAATTCTTGATCAATGCAAAGTTGGAGATAAG GTAATTGTGGAAGTGCTGCGTGGGGATCAGAAAGAGAAGATCCCTGTACTTCTGGAACCAAAGCCTGAAGAATCGTAG
- the LOC125847819 gene encoding carbonic anhydrase, chloroplastic yields the protein MSTASINNCLTISPAQASLKKPTRPVAFARLGNSSSPSIPSLIRNEPVFAAPTPIINPIVREEMAKESYDQAIAALEKLLSEKAELGPVAAARVDQITAELKSADGSKAFDPVEHMKAGFIHFKTEKYDTNPALYGELAKGQSPKFMVFACSDSRVCPSHVLNFQPGEAFMVRNIANMVPAYDKERYSGVGAAIEYAVLHLKVENIVVIGHSACGGIKGLMSLPEDGSESTAFIEDWVKIGLPAKAKVLADHGDKDFPHQCTACEKEAVNVSLGNLLTYPFVREGLVKKTLALKGGHYDFVKGGFELWGLEFGLSPALSVKDVASILHWKLM from the exons ATGTCAACTGCTTCCATTAACAATTGCCTTACTATCTCCCCTGCTCAAGCTTCCCTTAAGAAACCTACTCGTCCCGTTGCCTTCGCAAGGCTTGGCaactcttcttctccttctatTCCAAGTCTCATCAGAAACGAGCCCGTCTTTGCTGCTCCTACTCCCATCATCAACCCCATTGTG AGAGAAGAAATGGCAAAAGAATCCTATGATCAGGCCATTGCTGCACTGGAGAAACTCCTCAG CGAGAAAGCAGAACTTGGACCAGTTGCTGCAGCAAGAGTTGACCAGATTACTGCTGAATTGAAATCAGCAGATGGAAGCAAGGCCTTCGACCCTGTTGAGCACATGAAAGCTGGCTTTATTCATTTCAAGACTGAGAAATATGA TACAAACCCAGCCTTATACGGTGAACTAGCAAAGGGCCAGAGCCCTAAG TTCATGGTTTTCGCGTGCTCTGACTCACGAGTGTGCCCATCCCATGTCCTCAACTTCCAACCCGGTGAGGCATTCATGGTTCGTAACATCGCCAACATGGTCCCTGCTTATGACAAG GAGAGATACTCTGGAGTGGGAGCAGCCATTGAGTACGCTGTTCTTCATCTTAAGGTGGAGAACATCGTTGTCATTGGCCACAGTGCTTGTGGAGGTATCAAAGGTCTCATGTCTCTACCTGAAGATGGTAGTGAATCAAC TGCCTTTATTGAGGATTGGGTGAAAATTGGTTTACCTGCCAAGGCCAAGGTTCTCGCCGATCACGGAGATAAAGACTTTCCACATCAATGCACAGCTTGTGAGAAg GAAGCTGTGAACGTTTCACTTGGAAATCTGCTTACGTATCCATTCGTGAGAGAAGGATTGGTGAAGAAAACATTGGCATTGAAGGGAGGTCACTATGATTTCGTGAAGGGAGGATTTGAGCTGTGGGGACTTGAGTTCGGTCTTTCTCCTGCTCTTTCC GTAAAAGATGTGGCCAGTATACTGCACTGGAAGCTCATGTAG